A genomic stretch from Desulfolutivibrio sulfodismutans DSM 3696 includes:
- a CDS encoding SpoIIE family protein phosphatase — protein sequence MFRAVIGQAQCVETECAAGNVIRQCRARLAGAVPGAGVLFSSTGFDLPQLLDMTAQSFPGMPLVGCTTAGQFSTALGPSFDSICLMLFVSDTVRFGAGLGRNALADPEGAASEAAAMARAAWPEEAASLAFAFPEAMGLAPGRLVAGLSASLRCPVFGGFAAGEGRDDVRQFFGSEVVRGGVPVLCLFGPARAYFAVSNSWRPVGRRVRVDAVDGPRVLRIDGKTAVDFYRDTLGPHGLPATEMPLAVFADDGRFAIRGPLDYDEEGGGIVFSDVVPEGAQVRITEATREGIIGDVDRSLKELVRALPADFIPDAALAFSCSTRRYILGQRSREEFELMRGHFPPELPIAGFHAYGEISPLIPGDPARFHNCTLVTVLFGDGKGEGAAFPEPTVELPVPECAEDAMAMKDREIRFLKKQCARSEQLVTRLEHLRDIGSGLQGRMNKELRDANLIIKEKNRLLREALALAEEVQLRLLPRDNPAVPGFDIAGKSIYCDETGGDYYDYLAVPGAGPGSVAIVVGDVSGHGVASALLMTTARALLRMRASMGGGPACHVEDLNRLLTQDTAETGRFVTLFYLSMEPSPDGSQPGRMRWVRAGHDPALVYDPRTGGFLELSEGGVPLGIIGEVAYEEFVFEGMVGGQVVALGTDGIWEARNRNGEMFGKKRLRRIISEHADLPARKIVGAVLEELEAFRRGLPAEDDVTLVVVKVL from the coding sequence ATGTTTCGAGCCGTTATCGGGCAGGCCCAGTGCGTGGAGACCGAATGCGCCGCCGGGAACGTCATCCGGCAGTGCCGGGCCCGGCTGGCCGGGGCCGTCCCCGGGGCGGGGGTGCTTTTTTCCTCCACGGGTTTCGATCTGCCGCAGCTTTTGGACATGACGGCCCAGTCCTTCCCGGGCATGCCCCTGGTCGGCTGCACCACGGCCGGGCAGTTCTCCACGGCCCTTGGTCCAAGCTTCGATTCCATCTGCCTGATGCTTTTCGTGTCGGACACGGTACGTTTCGGGGCGGGGCTCGGCCGAAACGCCCTGGCCGACCCGGAAGGCGCGGCCAGCGAGGCGGCGGCCATGGCCCGGGCGGCCTGGCCCGAGGAGGCGGCGTCTTTGGCCTTCGCCTTCCCCGAGGCCATGGGGCTGGCCCCGGGGCGGCTTGTGGCGGGTCTTTCCGCGTCGCTTCGCTGCCCGGTGTTCGGGGGGTTCGCCGCTGGCGAGGGCCGCGACGACGTGCGCCAGTTTTTCGGGAGCGAGGTGGTGCGGGGCGGGGTTCCTGTGCTTTGCCTGTTCGGCCCGGCCCGGGCCTATTTCGCCGTGAGCAACAGTTGGCGTCCCGTGGGCCGCCGGGTGCGGGTGGACGCGGTGGACGGCCCCCGCGTGCTGCGCATCGACGGGAAAACCGCAGTGGATTTCTACCGCGACACCCTGGGGCCGCACGGGCTGCCCGCCACGGAGATGCCCCTGGCCGTGTTTGCGGACGACGGCCGGTTCGCCATTCGCGGTCCCCTGGACTACGACGAGGAGGGCGGCGGCATCGTATTTTCCGACGTGGTGCCCGAGGGGGCGCAGGTGCGCATCACCGAGGCCACGCGGGAGGGGATCATCGGGGACGTGGACCGGTCCCTGAAGGAACTGGTCCGGGCCCTGCCCGCTGATTTCATCCCCGACGCGGCCCTGGCCTTTTCCTGCTCCACACGGCGTTACATCCTGGGCCAGCGTTCCCGGGAGGAGTTCGAGCTCATGCGCGGGCATTTTCCTCCCGAACTGCCCATTGCCGGTTTCCACGCCTACGGCGAGATCAGTCCCCTGATCCCGGGCGACCCGGCCCGGTTCCACAACTGCACGCTGGTGACGGTGCTTTTCGGGGACGGGAAGGGCGAAGGCGCGGCCTTTCCCGAGCCGACCGTGGAACTTCCCGTGCCCGAATGCGCCGAGGACGCCATGGCCATGAAGGACAGGGAGATACGGTTCCTCAAAAAGCAATGCGCCCGCTCGGAACAGCTCGTGACCCGCTTGGAGCATCTGCGCGACATCGGTTCGGGTCTGCAAGGCCGCATGAACAAGGAACTGCGCGACGCCAACCTGATCATCAAGGAAAAAAACCGGCTTTTGCGCGAGGCCCTGGCCCTGGCCGAAGAGGTGCAATTGCGGCTTCTGCCCCGGGACAACCCGGCCGTGCCTGGCTTCGATATTGCGGGCAAAAGCATCTATTGCGACGAAACAGGCGGGGATTATTACGATTATCTGGCCGTGCCCGGGGCCGGACCGGGCAGTGTGGCGATTGTCGTGGGGGACGTGTCCGGGCACGGGGTGGCCTCGGCGTTGCTTATGACTACGGCCCGGGCGCTTTTGCGCATGCGGGCCTCCATGGGCGGCGGCCCGGCCTGCCATGTGGAGGACCTAAACCGCCTGCTGACCCAGGACACGGCCGAGACCGGGCGTTTCGTGACGCTTTTCTACCTGTCCATGGAGCCGTCGCCGGATGGGTCGCAGCCCGGGCGCATGCGCTGGGTGCGGGCCGGGCACGATCCGGCCCTGGTGTACGACCCGAGGACCGGGGGATTTCTGGAGTTGTCCGAGGGCGGCGTGCCGCTGGGGATCATCGGCGAGGTGGCTTACGAGGAATTCGTCTTTGAGGGCATGGTTGGGGGGCAGGTGGTGGCGCTGGGCACGGACGGCATCTGGGAGGCCCGGAACCGCAACGGCGAGATGTTCGGGAAAAAGCGCCTGCGCCGGATCATCAGCGAACATGCGGACCTTCCGGCCCGAAAGATCGTTGGTGCGGTGCTCGAGGAACTGGAGGCGTTTCGCCGCGGGCTGCCCGCCGAGGATGACGTGACGCTGGTGGTGGTGAAGGTGTTGTAA
- a CDS encoding DUF4145 domain-containing protein → MIEEFKDKNVGGERVIFCNRCKQDTKHIIKSSLVTNGNDQINDDFIFYWSENVEILKCNGCGTTTVMVEESNSEELPWKDGAYPHIVYFPNREDGYIQVIEKGFLPWKIQKIYSETIECYRHGLVVLCVAGIRATLEGVCQDRNVKDGIVKRKRKGVYVDRKINNLEGKINGMCEAGFVSKRNIDILHTLRIVGNDAVHELSVLEKVKVEAAISILNHILTDVYVLPEKQRLLKNVQDGSGLPL, encoded by the coding sequence ATGATTGAAGAATTTAAAGACAAGAACGTTGGAGGAGAAAGGGTTATTTTTTGCAATAGATGCAAGCAGGATACGAAGCATATTATTAAGTCTTCTTTAGTGACGAACGGGAATGATCAAATTAACGATGATTTCATATTTTATTGGAGCGAGAACGTTGAGATATTAAAATGCAATGGGTGCGGAACAACGACGGTGATGGTTGAAGAATCAAATTCAGAGGAATTGCCATGGAAAGACGGAGCTTATCCACATATAGTGTATTTTCCGAATAGAGAGGATGGTTATATTCAGGTTATTGAAAAAGGATTTCTCCCATGGAAAATACAAAAAATATATTCAGAAACGATAGAATGTTATCGACATGGTTTGGTTGTTTTGTGCGTTGCGGGTATTCGTGCTACACTTGAAGGAGTGTGCCAGGATAGAAATGTGAAGGACGGAATTGTAAAAAGAAAAAGAAAAGGAGTTTATGTCGATCGAAAAATTAATAACCTGGAAGGAAAGATAAATGGAATGTGTGAGGCAGGGTTTGTTTCGAAAAGAAATATTGATATACTTCACACGTTAAGGATTGTTGGAAATGATGCAGTTCATGAGCTTTCTGTGTTAGAAAAGGTCAAAGTTGAAGCTGCTATCAGTATATTAAACCATATTTTGACAGATGTGTATGTTTTGCCAGAAAAACAACGGCTGTTGAAAAATGTACAAGATGGTTCTGGGCTGCCTCTATAG
- a CDS encoding type II toxin-antitoxin system VapC family toxin, protein MRPIILDASVAAKWFTSEPGGDAAAAYMRSGIDLYAPDFFLIEMDNLLAKFVRRGDMTRLEAEEARETLAGQPILYFETSELRDHAWEIATMTGRAMYDCLYVALAVALEGVMVTADARLAQGLMGTPFGEYVELTG, encoded by the coding sequence ATGAGGCCGATCATTCTTGACGCCTCGGTGGCCGCCAAGTGGTTCACGTCCGAACCGGGCGGGGACGCGGCCGCCGCATACATGCGCTCCGGGATCGATCTCTATGCCCCGGACTTTTTTCTGATCGAGATGGACAATCTGCTGGCCAAGTTTGTGCGCCGGGGGGACATGACCCGGTTGGAGGCGGAGGAGGCGCGGGAGACCCTGGCAGGGCAGCCGATCTTGTATTTTGAGACGTCCGAGCTTCGCGACCACGCCTGGGAGATTGCGACCATGACCGGCCGGGCCATGTATGACTGTCTGTATGTGGCGTTGGCCGTGGCCCTGGAGGGGGTGATGGTGACGGCCGATGCCCGGCTGGCGCAGGGGCTCATGGGGACACCATTTGGGGAGTATGTCGAATTAACAGGGTGA
- a CDS encoding FitA-like ribbon-helix-helix domain-containing protein: MSQILVRDLDEGVVGRLKALAAEHNRSLEAEVRVILSQASTRKVLDHQAAAAKLEDFRRRMAGRVFPDTTALLREDRDA; the protein is encoded by the coding sequence ATGTCGCAGATACTGGTTCGCGATCTGGACGAGGGCGTGGTCGGCCGTCTCAAGGCCCTGGCCGCCGAACACAACCGCTCGCTCGAGGCCGAGGTGCGGGTCATCCTGAGTCAGGCCAGCACCCGCAAGGTGCTGGATCATCAGGCGGCCGCTGCGAAACTTGAGGATTTCCGCAGGCGCATGGCGGGGCGGGTCTTTCCCGACACGACGGCGCTTCTTCGGGAAGATCGCGACGCATGA
- a CDS encoding Lrp/AsnC family transcriptional regulator, with the protein MFNEIDLKILNILQENARTSNADLARAVDLAPSAVLERVRKLERRGVITGYAAHLSPPAVGLSLTAFTFVRVEEAVGATDTGRLLADLPGVLEVHYTAGAAAYLVKVRVADTAALAGLLREMGRIESVRDTNTTIVLETVKETAALPLNHHS; encoded by the coding sequence ATGTTCAACGAAATCGATCTCAAAATTCTGAATATCCTTCAGGAAAACGCCCGCACCTCCAACGCCGACCTGGCCCGGGCCGTGGACCTGGCCCCGTCCGCCGTGCTCGAGCGGGTGCGCAAGCTCGAACGCCGGGGCGTCATCACCGGCTACGCCGCGCATCTGTCCCCCCCGGCCGTGGGGCTTTCGCTGACCGCGTTCACCTTCGTGCGCGTGGAGGAGGCCGTGGGGGCCACGGACACCGGGCGGCTTCTGGCCGATCTGCCGGGCGTGCTCGAGGTCCACTACACCGCCGGGGCCGCCGCCTATCTGGTCAAGGTCCGGGTGGCCGACACCGCCGCCCTGGCCGGGCTTTTGCGGGAGATGGGCCGCATCGAAAGCGTGCGCGACACCAACACCACCATCGTGTTGGAAACGGTCAAGGAAACCGCCGCGCTGCCTCTCAACCACCATTCATAA
- a CDS encoding proline dehydrogenase family protein produces the protein MDQALESRIVARGKQFFQSIRGEAPSIFNKGFWTGKVMDWAMKNEDFKVQLFRFVDVLPYLTTSDALKRHIEEYFTGHGAADIPAVLKWGAEKSGMFGGLAAAVMGKAIRSNIEGMAKGFIIGQTAKEAVKSIKKLRKDGFAFTVDLLGEATMSEAEADAYRDGYLEVLAAIAKEQPSFSTLGGGKTDLDWGSAPRVNVSIKPSALFSQAKPVDMEGSIAGILSRLVPVYRATRAMGGALCIDMEALKYKDMTLELFKRLRTDKEFRDYPHLSVVLQAYLKDTERDLADLVAFARAEGLPIGIRLVKGAYWDFETVVAKQMGWEVPVWTKKPETDAAYERLSTEILRHADIVYFQAASHNIRSISHVMETAAALGVPDSRYEFQALFGMAEPVRKGLLAVAGRVRLYCPYGELLPGMAYLVRRLLENTANESFLRQSFADGQTEELLLENPLATLARETSTTCPPSSPPVSRGGLTRFANHPMPDFTVADLRAAFPRALAEVRADFGRTIPLVIGGKEILTADRLASVNPADPDEVVAQVCQAGTAEIDQAVAAAKAAFAGWRDAAPETRAAVLIKAAAIARERIVALSALQVLEVGKQWDQAYADVAEAIDFLEYYAREMVRLGAPRRMGNQPGEQNRLFYEPKGPVAVIAPWNFPLAIACGMSAAAVVVGNCVVFKPSGLASAVGYGLCGIFREAGLPDGVFNFCPGRGSVMGDHLVEHPDITMIAFTGSMDVGLRIMEKASRVVPGQAYCKRVVAEMGGKNAIIIDDDADLDEAVSSVLYSAFGFQGQKCSACSRVIVLEPIYEKFTARLKEAAESVKIGPSEDPANFMGPVVDASQQKTVATYADIARAEGRILVERLCAGKGFYAPMVIVEGIKPEHRLAQEEVFGPILAVMKAKTFDEAIDIANSTRFALTGGVFSRSPKNLESAKKRFRVGNLYINRNITGALVERQPFGGAKMSGVGSKAGGPDYLLQFMDPRVVTENTIRRGFTPIEEGDDWFE, from the coding sequence ATGGATCAGGCTCTCGAATCGCGCATCGTGGCCCGGGGAAAGCAGTTTTTCCAGAGCATCCGGGGTGAGGCCCCCTCCATCTTCAACAAGGGCTTCTGGACCGGCAAGGTCATGGACTGGGCCATGAAAAACGAGGATTTCAAGGTCCAGCTCTTCCGGTTCGTGGACGTTTTGCCCTACCTCACCACCTCCGACGCGCTTAAGCGCCACATTGAGGAATACTTCACCGGCCATGGCGCGGCGGACATCCCGGCCGTGCTCAAGTGGGGCGCGGAAAAATCCGGCATGTTCGGCGGGCTGGCCGCCGCGGTCATGGGCAAGGCCATCCGCTCCAACATCGAGGGCATGGCCAAGGGCTTCATCATCGGCCAGACCGCCAAGGAGGCCGTCAAATCCATCAAAAAGCTGCGCAAGGATGGTTTCGCCTTCACCGTGGACCTCCTGGGCGAGGCCACCATGAGCGAGGCCGAGGCCGACGCCTACCGCGACGGCTATCTCGAGGTGCTGGCGGCCATCGCCAAGGAGCAGCCCTCCTTTTCGACGCTTGGCGGCGGCAAGACTGATCTGGACTGGGGAAGCGCCCCCCGGGTCAACGTCTCCATCAAGCCCTCGGCGCTTTTTTCCCAGGCCAAGCCCGTGGACATGGAGGGCTCCATCGCGGGCATCCTGTCGCGGCTGGTCCCGGTCTACCGGGCCACGCGGGCCATGGGCGGGGCGCTGTGCATCGACATGGAGGCGCTGAAATACAAGGACATGACCCTTGAGCTCTTCAAGCGCCTGCGCACGGACAAGGAATTTCGCGACTATCCGCACCTGTCCGTGGTGCTCCAGGCCTACCTGAAGGACACCGAGCGCGATCTGGCCGACCTTGTGGCCTTCGCCAGGGCCGAGGGCCTGCCCATCGGCATCCGGCTGGTCAAGGGGGCCTACTGGGACTTCGAGACCGTGGTGGCCAAGCAGATGGGCTGGGAGGTTCCGGTGTGGACCAAAAAGCCCGAGACCGACGCCGCCTACGAGCGCCTGTCCACGGAGATCCTGCGCCACGCCGACATCGTCTACTTCCAGGCCGCCTCGCACAATATCCGCAGCATCAGCCACGTCATGGAGACGGCGGCGGCCCTGGGCGTCCCAGACAGCCGTTACGAATTCCAGGCCCTGTTCGGCATGGCCGAGCCCGTGCGCAAGGGCCTTCTGGCCGTGGCCGGGCGGGTGCGCCTGTACTGCCCCTACGGCGAGCTGTTGCCGGGCATGGCCTATCTGGTGCGGCGGCTTTTGGAAAACACGGCCAACGAATCGTTTTTGCGCCAGAGCTTCGCCGACGGCCAGACCGAGGAGCTGCTCCTGGAAAACCCTCTGGCCACACTGGCCCGCGAAACGTCCACGACCTGCCCGCCGTCGTCGCCGCCCGTGTCCAGGGGGGGGCTGACGCGCTTCGCCAACCATCCCATGCCCGACTTCACCGTGGCCGACCTGCGGGCCGCCTTCCCCAGGGCCCTGGCCGAGGTCCGGGCCGACTTCGGCCGCACCATCCCCCTGGTCATCGGAGGGAAGGAGATCCTCACCGCCGACCGGCTGGCCTCGGTCAACCCGGCCGATCCGGACGAGGTCGTGGCCCAGGTCTGCCAGGCCGGGACCGCCGAGATCGATCAGGCCGTCGCCGCCGCAAAAGCCGCCTTCGCGGGCTGGCGCGATGCCGCGCCCGAGACCCGGGCCGCCGTGCTCATAAAGGCCGCCGCCATCGCCCGGGAGCGCATCGTGGCCCTGTCCGCCCTGCAAGTCCTCGAGGTCGGCAAGCAGTGGGATCAGGCCTACGCCGACGTTGCCGAGGCCATCGACTTCCTGGAATACTACGCCCGGGAGATGGTCCGCCTGGGCGCGCCTCGGCGCATGGGCAACCAGCCCGGCGAGCAAAACCGCCTCTTCTACGAGCCCAAGGGGCCGGTGGCGGTCATCGCCCCCTGGAACTTCCCCCTGGCCATCGCCTGCGGCATGTCCGCCGCTGCCGTGGTCGTCGGCAACTGCGTGGTTTTTAAGCCCTCGGGACTGGCCTCGGCCGTGGGCTACGGCCTGTGCGGGATTTTCCGCGAGGCCGGGCTGCCGGACGGCGTCTTCAACTTCTGCCCGGGCCGGGGTTCGGTCATGGGCGACCATCTGGTCGAACACCCGGACATCACCATGATCGCGTTTACCGGCTCCATGGACGTGGGCCTGCGCATCATGGAAAAGGCCTCCCGGGTCGTCCCCGGGCAGGCCTATTGCAAGCGCGTGGTGGCCGAGATGGGCGGCAAGAACGCCATCATCATCGACGACGACGCCGACCTGGACGAGGCCGTCTCCAGCGTGCTGTATTCCGCCTTCGGCTTCCAGGGCCAGAAATGTTCGGCCTGCTCCCGTGTGATCGTCCTGGAACCCATCTATGAGAAGTTCACCGCGCGCCTCAAAGAAGCCGCCGAGTCCGTGAAGATCGGCCCGTCCGAAGACCCGGCCAACTTCATGGGACCGGTGGTGGACGCTTCGCAGCAAAAAACCGTGGCCACATACGCCGACATCGCCCGCGCCGAGGGCCGCATCCTGGTGGAGCGGCTTTGCGCGGGCAAGGGCTTCTACGCCCCCATGGTCATCGTCGAGGGCATAAAGCCCGAACACCGCCTGGCCCAGGAAGAGGTCTTTGGACCCATCCTGGCCGTCATGAAGGCCAAGACCTTCGATGAGGCCATCGATATCGCCAATTCCACCCGCTTCGCCTTAACCGGCGGCGTGTTCTCGCGCAGCCCCAAAAACCTGGAGAGCGCCAAAAAACGCTTCCGGGTCGGCAACCTGTACATCAACCGCAACATCACCGGCGCGCTGGTGGAGCGGCAGCCCTTCGGCGGCGCGAAGATGTCCGGCGTGGGGTCGAAAGCGGGCGGCCCGGACTACCTGCTCCAGTTCATGGATCCGCGCGTGGTGACGGAAAATACCATCCGGCGCGGCTTCACCCCCATCGAAGAGGGCGACGACTGGTTTGAATAG
- a CDS encoding SOS response-associated peptidase: MCGRFALGIPRKKLAEEFGLDAVPEAPARYNIAPGQLVEAVVDAGFGRREMRLFRWGLVPSWSKEGSKGRGFVNARLETAAEKPSFRAAMRYRRCLLPASGFYEWQARPGGKQPWYFYRTDGRLAALAGLWERYEGAMGEIVESCAVLTTEADEAVSPVHERMPVAIEPKDYERWLDTAMRDGARAASIFRRPGPSIWAGHPVGPGVNRAAADEEQLILPLTMR; encoded by the coding sequence ATGTGCGGACGCTTCGCCCTGGGCATTCCCAGAAAAAAACTGGCCGAGGAATTCGGCCTGGACGCGGTTCCCGAGGCCCCGGCGCGCTACAACATCGCCCCGGGCCAGCTCGTGGAGGCCGTGGTGGACGCGGGCTTTGGGCGGCGCGAGATGCGCCTGTTTCGCTGGGGCCTGGTCCCGTCGTGGTCCAAGGAAGGCAGCAAGGGCCGGGGGTTCGTGAACGCGCGGTTGGAAACGGCGGCGGAAAAGCCGTCGTTTCGAGCGGCCATGCGCTACAGGCGGTGCCTGCTGCCCGCCTCGGGATTCTACGAATGGCAGGCCCGGCCGGGCGGCAAGCAGCCGTGGTATTTTTACCGAACTGACGGGCGGTTGGCGGCCCTGGCCGGGCTCTGGGAGCGCTATGAAGGCGCGATGGGCGAGATCGTGGAATCCTGCGCGGTCCTGACCACCGAGGCCGACGAGGCCGTGTCGCCGGTACACGAACGCATGCCGGTGGCCATCGAACCAAAGGACTATGAGCGCTGGCTCGACACGGCCATGCGCGACGGGGCACGCGCGGCGTCGATTTTTCGACGCCCCGGGCCGTCGATCTGGGCCGGGCATCCGGTCGGGCCGGGGGTGAACCGGGCGGCGGCGGATGAAGAGCAACTCATCCTGCCGCTGACCATGCGCTGA
- the pspC gene encoding envelope stress response membrane protein PspC encodes MRHVSELKYHKLYRARDGRLLGVCKGLARYLDVPVTWVRLGVVFLAVFSGVWPVIGAYILAGFLLRPEPVLAPGSDDERDFYSRFAANKKSGREELKRRFERLSRRIRRMEDVVTSKEYDWERRFRDR; translated from the coding sequence ATGAGACACGTCTCGGAACTCAAATACCACAAGCTCTACCGGGCCCGCGACGGTCGGCTGCTCGGGGTGTGCAAGGGGCTGGCCCGCTACCTGGACGTGCCCGTGACCTGGGTCCGACTGGGCGTCGTCTTTTTGGCCGTGTTCTCCGGCGTCTGGCCGGTGATCGGGGCCTACATCCTGGCCGGATTCCTGCTGCGCCCGGAACCCGTCCTGGCCCCCGGCAGCGACGACGAACGCGACTTCTACTCCCGCTTTGCAGCAAACAAAAAAAGCGGCCGCGAGGAGCTCAAACGCCGCTTCGAACGCCTCAGCCGCCGCATCCGCCGCATGGAGGATGTGGTCACGTCCAAGGAATACGACTGGGAACGCCGTTTCCGCGACCGGTAG
- a CDS encoding PspA/IM30 family protein, with protein sequence MGIFTRFRDIISANISAMLDKAEDPEKLIRLMIQEMEETLVELKASCARTMAQAATARRQRDEAVHRAELWRGKAKLAVDKGREDLAREALLEKRRLEERALAMEAETAEFEGMIEACKGDLEKLEEKLASAKERRRVLVARHHRAAGKKRAGDELRRVQSADTLLRFEEFENRIERLEAEADLAAPRERGAASRPGEPMTLEEKFARMEADEDIERELAALRPPRPETGGGK encoded by the coding sequence ATGGGTATTTTCACCCGCTTCCGCGACATTATCAGCGCCAACATCAGCGCCATGCTCGACAAGGCCGAAGACCCCGAAAAGCTCATCCGGCTCATGATCCAGGAGATGGAGGAGACCCTGGTCGAACTCAAGGCCTCCTGCGCCCGCACCATGGCCCAGGCGGCCACGGCCCGCAGGCAGCGCGACGAGGCCGTCCACCGCGCCGAACTGTGGCGCGGCAAGGCCAAGCTGGCCGTGGACAAGGGCCGCGAGGATCTGGCCCGGGAGGCGCTTCTGGAAAAGCGCCGCCTGGAGGAACGCGCCCTGGCCATGGAAGCCGAGACCGCCGAATTCGAGGGGATGATCGAGGCCTGCAAGGGCGATCTCGAAAAGCTTGAGGAAAAGCTGGCCTCGGCCAAGGAACGCCGCCGAGTCCTGGTGGCCCGGCATCATCGGGCCGCTGGCAAGAAGCGGGCCGGGGACGAGTTGCGGCGTGTACAATCCGCCGACACCCTGCTACGCTTTGAGGAATTCGAGAACCGCATCGAGCGCCTGGAGGCCGAGGCCGATCTGGCTGCCCCCCGGGAGCGCGGCGCCGCGTCCCGGCCCGGCGAACCCATGACCCTGGAAGAAAAGTTCGCCCGCATGGAGGCCGACGAGGACATCGAGCGGGAACTGGCCGCCCTGCGCCCTCCCCGCCCCGAAACCGGCGGCGGAAAGTGA